In Antechinus flavipes isolate AdamAnt ecotype Samford, QLD, Australia chromosome 6, AdamAnt_v2, whole genome shotgun sequence, the sequence ttaatgtaaaaagctgtccattttgtatttcataatcttctctggttctttgataataaattcctcttttctccaaaaatatgacaagtaaattattccttgctcttatAATTTGCTTTAGTATCACTTTCTCTGCCCAAATCATGCACcccattttgatgttatttttgaaTGGGGCGTAAGATGGAGGTCTGTACCGagtttctgatattattttttcagttttcccagcaacttttgtgaaatagtgagttcttatctcagaagctggaatttggagATTTATcaacaatagattactatagtcattgatgaCTGTGgcttgtgtatctaatctattatattgatccaccactctatttcttatgattttgatgatcactatgttggaatccttactaactgctaactaattagagttgatctaatcttataagaagattttggccagaacctgaaacaaggtactaagtagaactaattaatacaaggcttgtgttcacacctttactcattggagttacaagtatgccagcttcacaaagtaaactttctaacttcaagggagtccacacctcccttaaagctctttgggccagagagcactatgggagaaaacctacaatccctctcttgaaggagcataaatagagcttcaatgggccagtcaaagaagtttttcagagtgaagaagctacaagtcgagattttcagtggagttacgccagaagccctctctccgaggcaaggcaagagagaatatattttccacttggctggctggtcgcagaagagagttcagctgcattggagaggagttggtggctgggcccctGCACACCCCCCTCccctgagaccaagctggtctgaaagactcaccagaaagctagccgagccccaagtgaaggagacaagagattcattccatctctgtgctggttggaggctgaagaaagcagaggcagaggctgaaggacagaacctttggatttggcgaccacgaaaggagctcttggaaccaaacagagagatagacctctaagctaaccaggctagaagaaaaagatcaccacatcactgctttataataattttaaatctgcTACAGCTAGAtcactgtcttttgccttttgccttttgtgttttttttctattaatttccttaattttcttacagataaatatttttattatttttctggtcCTGTAGAAtatttttgggaatctgattggtgttgtgatctagttcagatggatctgaattggtccctgttcaggcgccaaaatgtggtaagctttttcttctcaaaactctgccaggtgataaaagttcagatcttttattatctccaatatagcccggttagcttagaggcctatctctctgcttggttccaagagctcttgccactttgtcctttgcttctgcctctgctttcttcagcctccagagccagcaccactcttcatgtcattccagtgaaatctccacttgtagcttcttcactctgaagaacttcctcgactggcccattgaagctccatttatgctcaagagagggattgtgggttttctcccatagtgttctctggcccaaagagcttcaagggaggtgtgaactcattgaactccaatgagtaaaggtgtgaacacaagccttgtattaattagttctacttagtactttgtttcaggttctgcccaaaacatcttcttgtaagattagatcaactctaattagttagcagttagtaaggattccaacagattggtatgacactgaacaagtagactaatttagttagaattgtcatttttattaaactaggtatatgaacaattaatatttttccaattgtttatatgtgattttctttttgtgtaaagtattttgtaattgtgttcatatatttcttgggtttgtcttggaaggtagacacccaattttgttttattttctctacacttattttaaatgaattttttctttctttctttctttctttctttctttcttttttcttttttttttttttgctgctggacagcaaatataaatgtttatgagTTGTGTtggcttattttatattctgtaatttTTGTTAAAGCTAATAATTGTTTCAAATAGGTTTCTGggtgattctctagaattctctaaatatacagTCATAgcatatgcaaagagtgatagttttatcttcaCATTGCATActttaattcctttcatttctttttcttttcttttcttactggtTAAGtcaacattttaaatacaatattgaataatagtggtaatagtagacatccttgtttcacttgTGATCTAACTCAGAATGCTTCTAGCTTCTCccctttaaaaataaagcttgCTGACAGTGTTAGATAAATGctgcttataattttaaggaaaacaccatttatttctatgctctgtAGTATTGTTAATAGAAATGAatgctatatatatgttttttttcttttttgcatcaaCTTAGACTATCTTATgacttctgttagtttggttattgctATAGTCAAATTATGCCAGTAGTTTTGCAAATATTGAATGAATCTTACATTCCTAAAGTTGATTTTCTGATGAGACAGTTCACATTTTctacattttccccatttcttttgaatttgttttattgtttcgcATGGAGTCAATAGTTTCCATGTACTCAATTCTAATTAtgagtgaattattttcttccctaagcttttgtttcattttctaattaGCCACTTTTAAGGTATTATTCTGTTCACTATATATTTGTACCTCTTTTACAAagctattttttcttgttttgtcctTATTTTCTCCCTAACGTTTCCTCTACTACCCTtatctctctttaatttttaaagggaTTCTTATTGAGCATTTTTGAAGCTTTATAGTCTCTTtacataattttccttttctgagtttttgAATTCTTCTTCGCTCCCACTTTAATAGGGAGCTTTAATAGGTTTTTATGGTAAAACCCTCCTCCTTTGTTGGATTATTGTTCATTcctttttccagcattttttgaattttaactTAGAACCTATCTGGCAGGCACTTTTCTAATCTTCAGACTTTTTTTGTTGTATTGTTGTTTTAAAGTTAAATAAGTGGCTTGAATTGGaaactaataaatgaaataaataaaatacattttaaaaagtaatgatatatttattcagtgaatgtggagaaaaatggaaatcatgcAGACTTGAATAAGGagagcatatatgtatgtatatacacacattatatataataattattacaatgtaaatttaaaaaataacaacacaaacaaataaaaagtgaacaaaatagccttataaatataaattaggaCTCATATGTAGAGTTAGGATAAGATACCCACAACTTATCTCTTCATGGAGGTGGAAAATCAACATAGATATAAtacattgcacatatttttatacttttcaaaCATATCAAtaagttatttgtcttttttttctaaaatgcccTGCCATTGGGGGATGGCTTTCTTGAAGGTTAAGGGGAACACATGTGGATGCTATAATGAAGTaggaaaaccaaaaataaaaaccaattaaaacatttttaatctgTCCCAGAAACAAATTTTACTGTCATTCTTTAGAAACcagaatgaagatttttttttaattttgaaaaaaaaaaaaaaaaaaacctttacaacattaccccttctactcatttctgttccgacttcatttctccctccctctaccctctcccccagatggcaagcagtcctatacatgttgaatatgtcacagtatatcctagatactatatatatatgcagaactgaacagttctcttgtagcacaggaagaattggattcagaaggtaaaaatagcccaggaagaaaaacaaaaatgcaaacagtttacattcatttcccagtgttctttctttgggtgtagctgcttctgtccattattgatcaattgaaactgagttagatcttctctttgtcaaatacatttcttctgtcagaatacatcctcatacagtacagaatgaagaaatttaaatattgCTGTTAAACTAtttaattgactcaaatttggaAATTCAACCCATTACCCACAAATGGGGCAAAAGACAATACAAACAATACACAGTGTCATTAAAagcaaaatcttttaatttttagaacatttactcaaatacaaaatgcataaatTCCTTGTCCCCCAAACTGGCAAACTTGGTGTCATCCTAGATCTGTCACTTTGTCTCCAATATTCTTTAGTACTCTTATCTAATTGTTTACTCTTGGTTCTAACTTTGTAGAACCCCTTCTATATGTAACCTTCTCTCCTCTAACACTATCCTGTTTTAAGCCCTCATATTTCACAGTTAGATTATTGTCATAGACTCCTGGATATACTTCTTGCCAcaagtcttttccaattcaggTTGTCATCCACTCAGCCATAAAAGTACACCACCAGATTCACCATGACCCCCACCTAAACTCAATAATTTCTAGGGTATCACCTACACAATCCCCCCATAATCTTTCCAATCTTATATCTTGTCCCTTCTAAGTGATCTCTGATCTAGTGACCTTGACAAACTTACTATTACTTGAATAATACACTCCATTGGTTGTCCCCCTTGTATgaaaatatttccttccttttctttgctcCTTCGCTTCTTCACATTGTTTCAAAGACTCAGTATCTACCACAAAGTATGCATTGAATAAATGTGTATTGGATATTTAAAAATAGCAACAcagtaaatttttttgtttgatatATCAAGTatgatttacattcattcctCTTGGGTGATTAAACCATTCCAAGAGTTTTCTGGCACCCACCTTAAGACTTAACAGCTTAAAAGTTGGTTATCTTCAGGTAAAATTATTCTTACAGATTCCAGTACAGTCTGTCATTATGTTCTCCTAAAACTGTAAGATATGAGAATCCAACTTTGTGCTTATATTTAATAGTCAACAAATAAACCTAACTAGCTAAAGTCAAGCACATTCATTAAAATTGCATATTTAGAGCAATAGCTTTGTAAGATAAACATCTTTGCCCCATGACAATGAATCTGGGTCACATTCTCATAAACATTCAACATTgcatgaaaacaatttttgattgcactgttttccaaattttgcctttttcaccatctaattttaaatgtttaggTAGCATGAATCTTATTTAAGTGTCCTTGAAAATTTTGcaagattaaaacaaaatctaTACAAGTTTTCTACTTAATAACCATTATTGCTGATTTTCCTTATTAAGATTATTGTATCCCTGCTTGACAAATACATACAAACTAACAGACAGATATttatttggtaaatagaagaacCAATAGATCAatagacagataaatataaacaaattattatATTAGTTGTTAAATTCTTTAACAATTATTATACTTATATTAGGCTAATAGTACTTGagataaaagtaaaatcaatagAGATAATTATTATCCTGACTGAGTATACAATGCAATAGAGgaagataacataaaaaaaaaaaagttgtatgtTGGGGTTGGGTGGCTATTTGTACCTGTGTATGCCAGCATCtaggtgacataatggatagaatgttggatctggaatcatgaagactttTCTTTATGAGTCCAcatgcttattagctgtatgtgaccatggacaagttattgaactctatttacctcactttcttatttgcaaaaggagaaagaaatggcaaactcaagaatctttgccaagaaaactccaactggggtcacaaaaagttgaatatgatagaaataaccaaacaaaaataaatgtatatgtataagtttataggtatgtgtatatgtatgtgtgtgtgtacatacatacataacgcacacatatatatatcaaacacacacacatatatatatatgttccacACATGTCTGCATGTGTGTactatttgtgtatatgtatataaattcattgtatattatatatttatataaatttatgtaccttcatatatattttttatgtacacatgtatgtttaTGTCTGTATCTAgttatctatgtgtatatatctattaatatattgattgttcttcctttcctttccataacattaataatattatCATTGTCACCTACATTTCAATACCTTGATGAATAGAATACATCAATCTATAGATTTTCTAACTGATTGTAAAGAAGACATATTTTTCCCCAGGTACAATTTGATTTAGAGAACATCTGATTACCCTTCAATCATAAGTGCCTTTGAATtgttataaaagagaaataatagtcaTTCAATCATCATATTGtgcattattaatttttccttcatttaataggattttctcctctttaatcTATGGTTTTCTCATTTTGCAAACTGCCAAAAAGTTATGAATGACACATTATTGCTAAAAGTATttgtcagtttcttttttttttctaaagattcAAAGCTCTTGTAATGAAACACATTTTAATAATGAGAGatatttcttttatgtaaattaatttgTCAAAACGCCTAATATATCTTTTTGTTTCaggattttataaagaaaaaaaaattccttctcttCACTTAGCACAGAGAGAATATATGCATTCATAAttacatacctacatatatatgtatgtgtgtgtgattatgtgtgtgtgtgtgtgtatatatatatatacacacagagaaagaaacagatatagatttatatctatgaagatatttatatctacatagatatagtgaaatagaaagatagatataggtaggatatgtatatatctatatccatttatatacacatatatacatatatgtatatatgtgtatttatataagattttgaatAGTTCTGTATTAAAAGTCAGTTCATTTTCAaggatgttaattttttttataggtCACAGAAATATTAGGGATATattctgtattttgaaaataatcctcatttaagatatttttatacCATCCTCAAATTCTCAGCCTTGACTTggcaataaatgtggaaattctTTTCCAGTATATTTAGTAATATATGATGATTTTCAAGAAACCATCAGTTCTTTAGAAGTAGAGCTTTAActgttatttgaaaattttcttgaataatttaTAGACAAGGCTGATATCAAACTTACAATTTGAAGAGATGTCCCAAAGCCTTGAGattattagaaaaggaaaggttTCAGAGCCAGGTAATTTTTGTAGGAACTTTGGAATAAATATACCTAAGATGAGttgaattattgttttaatgATCCCAGTCacttatataataatttttttaatgccaaCACAACATCTTTATTGCGCAGACTGTATATGATGGGGTTAAACATTGGGGTCACAGTGGTATAGATGATAGAGAGCACTTTGTCTAGTACTTCTAAGTGACTAGAACTAGGTCGCAAATATGTAATGATACCACATCCAAAGTAAAGAGCCACAACTATAAGGTGAGAGGAACAAGTAGAAAAGGCTTTTGATCTCCCCTTGTTTGCTGGAACCTTTAGGATGGTTGTGATGATTTTCACATATGACCAAACTATCAACAGGAAGGGAAGCATTCCAAGCATCAAGACAATAGCataaaaagagaattcatttGCAGAGGTATCCCCACAGGCCAATTTCAGTAATGGGCGAATATCACAAAAAATATGATTGAGATTTTTGGATGCacagaaaggcaaagagaaaatcaaatatgTCAGCAATATATGAACTGGGATGCCACTGATCCAAGAGCCAACCACCAGAGAGACACACACTCTGTGGTTCATGATAAGAGGATAATTCAAAGGCTTACAAATGGCAACATAGCGATCATAGGCCATTACAGTAAGGAGAAAGTTTTCCGTGATTGCCATaacaaaaaaagcacaaaattgGACTGCACAGGCTTGAAAAGAGATATTTCTCTTCTGTGTCCATAGACTAACCAATATCCTTGGAAGAATGACTGAAGTATAGCAgatttccaaaaaggaaaaattcctgaggaaaaaatacataggGGTTTGAAGTGTAGGCTCAATTTTGGTAATTACAATGATAAGTCCATTTCCCAACAGGATCCCAGTGTAGATGATCAAGAAAAGTCCAAACAGGAAACCTTGAAGGTTGGGAAGGTCAGAAAATCCCAAGAGTGTGAATTCCACTATGAGAGAGAAATTTGCTTCTGCCATTTGTTCTGAGTATTAAATCTCTGGAAATTGTGACTTTAGGTTGACAAAGCACCTTCTTTCTCCCTGGGCctcaagttttctttaaaaaaaaaaaaaaaaaaagaatgaaatggttGCAGTGAATCATTTACTGGCTATGTTACAGCTctcattttcttgattctatttaccaagaaaatttcCAGTTTTGACATTTAGTTTTCCCTTCACTAAGATCTTTTCTAGATGTAATAAGCATTGCACATGTGCAAAGCCTTTTcatatcttctaattttttttaacaatattgtGTTCTAAggcttattatattttaaatattctctatttctgtAAACTTCAGATGTCTAGGTTAGAATTTAGTATTAGAGATGAATTAAGAAATTATTCCAAATTTTACAAATGCAAATTGATATTTATTCATCATTTGAAATTTGTGTTTTCATGATCAGGTCacaaagttcagaaaaaaaagatggaaatgtaAAACCTTTGTTCCAAACTCTTCACTTTATAAGTATATAGATTAAGGGTCACTCTAGTtatatattcttcatatttacaaaggaagaaaatggcagaagcagggtttatttaattcattaattccAAATCCTATGTTTCAGTAAAGTAAGTTGTCCCTAATGTCTGTAAATGCTAATAAgaatagaaagagggaaaagagagatgatAATCTATccaaaaaaaatataacttttaag encodes:
- the LOC127540418 gene encoding olfactory receptor 10AG1-like, encoding MAEANFSLIVEFTLLGFSDLPNLQGFLFGLFLIIYTGILLGNGLIIVITKIEPTLQTPMYFFLRNFSFLEICYTSVILPRILVSLWTQKRNISFQACAVQFCAFFVMAITENFLLTVMAYDRYVAICKPLNYPLIMNHRVCVSLVVGSWISGIPVHILLTYLIFSLPFCASKNLNHIFCDIRPLLKLACGDTSANEFSFYAIVLMLGMLPFLLIVWSYVKIITTILKVPANKGRSKAFSTCSSHLIVVALYFGCGIITYLRPSSSHLEVLDKVLSIIYTTVTPMFNPIIYSLRNKDVVLALKKLLYK